A window of Quercus robur chromosome 12, dhQueRobu3.1, whole genome shotgun sequence genomic DNA:
CGCCTCTACCCATTTCACACATCAATACCCATTAGTCCTTGGTTTaatcttctttcatttttcaatatcaCGACAAAGGGCTCAGTATGGACACAGTGACAGAGCTCAATATGGACTCGCCGATGAAGATTCAGTTTTGCCTCAAAAATGCTCAATAACGATCACGGAGTGTTCATCTTAGACATGGTGCTTCGATTACGGAGTGTTCATCATGGAGCTAACTCGCTGGGGATGAAGAGGGAAAGTGTGAGAGGGGCGGAGAAAGGGAAGTGAGAAGAGGGAAAGTGTTGCTGAAAATTTTGGGggagaaatgaaaatgaaataaggGAGTTTGCAACGATAATAACTCCAACCTGACTCTGATTTGACAATGCACTGATAAGGGGCCCACAAAGTCATTTTATTTACCActgagtttcaattttcaacttttGAAATCACCAAAATCCTGTTTCCATTTTCCATTGtccaaactcaaaattttgagtttttgagtgatggaaacaatcATCCAAAACCAAGCCAAACACTTTGTCATCTGTGGGACCCACTGGTTTTGGATGATGGATCATGAAAACTAAGTGATATCACTCAATTTTGGTGCTATCCAAACAAACTCTTAGCCTCTTCAACCAAATGGCCATAAGTAGCAAAAGAAACCACTTCAGAATTTAGAGCATTGATAATACATTCTGAATCACCCTctaaaaaaatggaagaagcaCCAATGTTGAGAGCAAAGTGAAGGGCTTTGACAGTGGCAATAACTTCCACAGCTGCCATCGAGTTTGGGAGATGGATTTTTTCTACCATGGAGGCTACGACCAATCCTTTCTCATCTCAGAGCACTACCCCAATCCCTGCTGCATTCTCTTCCCAAAACACAGGTCCATCAAAATTCACTTTGAGGTGACAATATGGTGGTGGTTTCCATTTAATTCTTTGAGGAACCCGATTAGTTGAGTCTGGAAGCTTTGGTGGGATGGCTCTTAAGAGGCTTGCTTGAGTTGTTAAAACATCTGGAATAACTTGATCAATTAGGTAAGATCTGTTGTTAGCTCTAATTGCATTCCTTCGAAACCAGACTGTCCAGACCATGGTGGCAAAAACTCAAGATCTTTCTCCTCTTTGAAACTCTGAAATTGTTTGAAGGATCGAAAATTCCAACTGGAGTTTAAATTCTAAACCGGGTCTAGATAAGGGCACAACCAGAGAGTATGGAGAACATCTTCAGAACCAGCTTTACAATGATCACAAATATCTTCCCCAAGGATATTGAGATGTACTCAAGTTTTTCCTCTTGAGATCAAAACCTGCTCCAAGCAAACAGGTACATCCAGAGAGTTGCCATATGGTTTAATGGTTGACGTCAAGGTTACATTACTCATCCTACCAAATCATTCCCACTATTGGTCTTCATGGgtggaagttaaaaaaaaaagtagaagagtATGTTCTTAGAGGGGAACATAGATATCAAAAATTTGAATCCAAGTAGGTGTGCTACTTATCCATAATAAGAActttcaaatgaaattaagtGTCATTTGTGCTTAGGAAgcaaattgattattttttataagtcttCGTAGTGTTTGATATTagcccaaactttaggggtgatttttttttttttttgggtattttaccatttatttattactatagATCATACTATATTGCATACTTCTTTTTGGTATAATAACACAAGAATTGGTTCCTTGTCTTGGGACATGAGATTTACGAAGTTATAGGTTCCAAATCTCTAATGAACATCATGGGGCCACCTTCAAGAGATCTCTCCATATTATGTGTGTAAGAATGAAATCCGAACACACCATAGCATGCTCAGCAGTTTCCGGGAAACATTACTGCCGAGCATTATCACTtaagttggaaccaagttccaaggccacaTTCGCCacattccactctcacctaaacatccacttacgACAGATGATATTAGACCTTTAATTGCACTAACTatggcagtaatcatgatctctcCACTAATTTAgagctataaatatgagaagttgGGGAAGGAAAATGGTTGTTGAGAGGttcacaaaaagagagagagagagagtagagcaAAACAGCGattcaaaaagagagaggataAACTACGTTAAGTCTTTGTGccaagaacgacccaaagtaggaaatcctaagcCCACCATATAAGTAAGTTGTGAGCCTAAGTGAGGTCAAGCCCAATAACCTCATTTCCGGCATGCACAATTGACGCCCACCGTAGGGCTATCCTACGAAACTATGGTTCGACTAAGACTCAAGCATGGGAAATGTCCGAAGGGTGTTCGGGAGGCCAAGCCAAGAACGGATCGGTAAGATCTTCTCAGGACTCCACATGGCGggaaagaagacaaaaaaggCATGAGGATAAGGAGCGTGAGCGTAGAAAAGAAGAATCTGGCCTAGGGAAGGGGTCAAACCAGACTCACCGAACAATGTCGGGTGCCTCGGGGCATGGGCAACATAATAAGAGAGACCAAGAGTTGGAGCGATTGTGCAGACTGGTGAGGGATTTGGAGTTGGAGGCAAAGGGTTGGCGCCAGAGAAGGGACCGAGACAACCGAGAAAGAAGGGACGGTAGTGTGGGAAATCAAGGTGAGGAGAGGTCTAGCTAGTCCGGTTCCGACAATTCCGAGACCGTTCACTTTCCCGAGAATCACACCGACACAGGAACCGCTCGCACTCCCGCAAGATGCGTCAGCGCCGAAACCGTTCACGTTCACGCAGATATGACGACCGTGGTTCGGATTCCCCGAAGGAACGACAGCCCTACAATGCTGCCATGGACGCAATGAGCCGGGCCTTACGAAGAGCTGCTCGGTTGTCATTCTCAAACGAAATTGAACAGGCCTTTATGCTGAGCCGATTTACACTGCCACCGTTTAACTCCTATGATGGGAAGACAGACCCGATGGAACACGTCAGTCATTATATCCATATGATGCCTTTGCATACACACAATGATACGCTGATGTGTAAGGTGTTCCTCTCAAGTCTTGGCTCCACGACCTTGAGATGGTTTAATCGGTTACAAAAAGGTTCCATTCACAATTTTGCCGAGCTGATCCAGGAGTTTGGCGTTCAATTCGTGATGTGTAGTCGGGTGCCACAACCGGTGGACCCGCTGCTTTCCATAAAAATGAGGGTCGGTGAAACCCTTTGGAGTTATGCCAGTCGGTATTGGGAGCTATACAATGAAATCGGTGGGGGTAATGAGAAGATTGCGGCAAGCACTTTCAGGATGGGGCTTCCCGAGGACTCTAAACTACGGGAGTCGCTGACGAAAAGACCACCCGGggatatgaggcaacttatGAGGCGTATTAAGAAGTATAAACGTCTCGAAGATGATCGGCTGCAGAGTAAGGGTAAGGCCCCGTTGCTGAGTCACTCCTGGCAGGGCGTTTTTCCCACGAGACCAAGGAAGGATTTTAGGATGCAAGAACCAAAAGCATAAATTGGAGGGGTGAATGTAGCGTTCAAAGAGCTGGTACACAAAATTTTAGACTGGATTAAGAACGAATCGTTCTTTAGGTGGCTGAACAAGATGGGGGGAGACCCATCCCGAAGAAATCAAAACTTGTACTACACATACCACAGAGATAAAGGGCACACCATCGAGCAGTGCCGAGTATTAAAAGTTCATTTGGGGCAACTAGTGAAGGCAGGATATTTGAAAGAGTTCGTAGTGGATTCCGGTAACCGGGATGCTGGCCATGGTGCTCAGCAAAAAGGGAACCCCTTCCCGCCACCATTGGGAGTGATCAAGGTCATCCATGCTGCCCCGAAGGGTGCGGCCATAACCAGAAGAGGAGTATTAACAGTGACGCCCAAAGAAACCTGCACAAAAAGACAACCACTCGAAAGAGGATGAAAGTTGGCTGGTTGGCAATTTCTTTTGACGAGGAAGATCTAAAGGGAACAATCCAACCACACGACGATGCGTTGGTAGTAACAGCACGGATAAGCGGCTTCTTAGTGAAAAGGGTGATGATAGACCAAGGAAGCGGAGCTAACGTAATATACCCAGATCTATTCAAGGGGCTCGGATTAAAAAATCAAGACTTGACGAAGTATGATACGCCGTTGGTCTCATTTGATAGAAGAGTGGTGATCCCCGAGGGTCAAATTTCCCTTTCGGGGAATATGGAGGGCAAGAAAGTGATGGTGACCTTCATAGTAGTCAGATCATTCTCCCCATACCCGGCAATCCTAGGAAGGCTATGGATTCACGCAATGaaggctgttccgtccaccctgcATGTAAAAGTTAAATTTCCTACTGAGCATGGAGTTGCCATGGTACGAGGAAACCAGCAAGTGGCTAAGCAGTGCCTGGTCGCAACAGTCAGGTGGAAAGGCGAGCAGGTTGAACAAAAGGAAACCACCGAAAGAGCATcttcatagcaattacagaagccCCGAGAAGAAGTAGGGGCAAGTTGTGCTGAGGATCTGTTGAAGGTCAAAATTTTTCCAGACACTGACAAGTATTTTCAAATAGGGACGAGCATGAAAGACCAGGATATGGTAGAAATGTTGTTATTCATTTTGCAAAATGTGGATGTCTTTGTATGGAgtccgtatgaagtgcccggggtagaccccgagttcattgtccaTAAGCTCAATGTGGACCCGTCATTCCCCCCGAAGAAGCAAAAGCCTAGAAAAGCATCAAAAGAGCATGTTGACGCAGTCAAGTTGGAAGTCCAGAGGCTGAAGAAAGCTGGGGGGATAAGAGAAATCTTCTTCCCTGAATGGTTAGCAAATACCGTggtagtgaagaaaaagaatggcaaGTGGAAGGTTTGTGTGGACCTCACAAACTTAAATCGGGCATGCCCGAAAGACCCGTTCCCGATGCCGAAGATTGATCAATTGGTAGATGCTACATACGGacacccgaggatgagcttctTGGACGCCATTCAGGGGTATCATTAGATTGCCCTggcacccgaggaccgagagaagacagcattcaTCTCCCCAGATGCAAACTATCACTATGACGTGATGCCATTTGGTTTGAAAAACGCCGAAGCCACGTACCAACggatgatgacaaggatgttccaaGATAAAATTGGGTGCACGGTAGAAGTATAGATCGACGATATGGTAGTGAAGAGTAAACAAGAAGCACAGCATGTAGGAGATCTTTAGGGAGTGTTTGAGGTGCTCCGACAACATAAGTTGCGCCTAAATGCTGAGATTTGCACTTTCGACATGGGGGCTAGTAAGTTCTTGAGGTATCTGATCACTAATCGGGGGATAGAGGCCAACCTTGACCAGATCGAAGCCGTGAATCGTCTCAAGCCGCCGAGCAATCCCAAAGAAGTGCAAGTATTGACCGGGATGTTAGCCGCACTTAATCGATTCATTTCCAAATTTGCTGATCGCTGTAGACCGTTTTATCagcttctgaagaagtggaagggatttcaGTGGGATGAGGAGTGTGACAAAGCCTTTCGAGATCTGAAGGAGTATCTGACACAAGTGCCCATGTTAACGACCGCAGATTTCGGAGAAGATTTATTCATGTACCTCTCGGTGCCCGATCACACCGTAAGCGCTATGCTGCTGAGGGACCGAGGAATACAGCAATCGGTGTATTACataagcaaaaccttggttGATGCCGAGACAAGATACCTACCTTTGGAGAAATTAGTGTTGCCCCTGGTGCACGCCACAAGGAAGCTACCACATTATTTTCAGGCTCATACTGTGTTTGTCATGACCAAGTATCCTTTACAGTTGTTGTTAAAAAGATTAGACTTCACG
This region includes:
- the LOC126708528 gene encoding uncharacterized protein LOC126708528, whose product is MRQRRNRSRSRRYDDRGSDSPKERQPYNAAMDAMSRALRRAARLSFSNEIEQAFMLSRFTLPPFNSYDGKTDPMEHVSHYIHMMPLHTHNDTLMCKVFLSSLGSTTLRWFNRLQKGSIHNFAELIQEFGVQFVMCSRVPQPVDPLLSIKMRVGETLWSYASRYWELYNEIGGGNEKIAASTFRMGLPEDSKLRESLTKRPPGDMRQLMRRIKKYKRLEDDRLQSKGKAPLLSHSWQGVFPTRPRKDFRMQEPKA